From Acidimicrobiales bacterium, the proteins below share one genomic window:
- a CDS encoding NADPH:quinone oxidoreductase family protein has product MRAALVRSYGPPESVGVELVDDPTPAAGEVVIEVRAAAVNFPDVLLIRNEYQVHVNPPFIPGSEFAGTVRDVADDVTEIRPGDRVLGATFIGAFAELVAAPAAGLLRLPKGVQFREAAAFWVTYSTAYHALRSVAQVAPGDWVTVLGAAGGVGMAAIDVARALGGRVLAAASSVDKLRACRERGAEATVDYATEDLKMRMRELTGGGADVVIDPVGGPYSEQALRSTRWGGRFVVVGFASGTIPSVPLNLVLLKGAIVRGFDLRTFGEHAPAELARDRRELLELVGSGQLRPLVSAVFPLERVGDALAHLGSRRAIGKVVVEP; this is encoded by the coding sequence ATGCGCGCTGCCCTCGTCCGGTCGTACGGCCCGCCTGAGTCCGTCGGGGTCGAGCTGGTGGACGACCCCACCCCGGCGGCAGGCGAGGTGGTCATCGAGGTCCGTGCCGCCGCGGTCAACTTCCCTGATGTGCTCCTCATCAGGAACGAGTACCAGGTCCATGTGAACCCCCCGTTCATTCCCGGCAGCGAGTTCGCAGGCACCGTCCGCGACGTCGCCGACGACGTCACCGAGATCCGACCTGGGGACCGCGTGCTGGGGGCGACCTTCATCGGTGCATTCGCAGAGCTGGTGGCGGCTCCCGCGGCGGGTCTCCTGCGGCTCCCGAAGGGAGTGCAGTTCCGTGAGGCGGCGGCCTTCTGGGTGACGTACAGCACGGCCTACCACGCCCTGAGAAGCGTCGCCCAGGTCGCGCCGGGCGACTGGGTCACGGTGCTCGGCGCGGCGGGCGGCGTGGGCATGGCGGCCATCGACGTCGCCCGGGCGCTCGGCGGGCGCGTGCTGGCTGCCGCGTCCAGCGTCGACAAGCTTCGTGCGTGCCGGGAGCGCGGGGCCGAGGCAACGGTCGACTACGCGACCGAGGACCTCAAGATGCGAATGCGGGAGCTCACCGGTGGTGGTGCCGACGTGGTGATCGATCCCGTCGGTGGCCCGTACTCCGAGCAAGCGCTCCGATCGACGCGATGGGGCGGCCGCTTCGTGGTGGTCGGGTTCGCCTCCGGCACGATCCCCTCGGTTCCCCTCAACCTCGTGCTCCTCAAGGGCGCCATCGTGCGCGGCTTCGACCTCCGGACCTTCGGCGAGCACGCACCCGCCGAGCTCGCCCGCGATCGGCGCGAGCTGCTCGAGCTCGTCGGATCCGGCCAGCTACGCCCGCTCGTGTCAGCGGTGTTCCCTCTGGA